GCTGGGCATCCTCTTCAAGGGGCAGAACGTGGCCTTCATGGTGGGGCTGGCCTTCGCCATCGCGGCAAGCGCCAACTTCCCCGCCCTGCTGCTGTCCATGTCGTGGAAGGGCTTCACCACGCGGGGCGCGGTGGCCAGCATGGTGACGGGCACGTTGAGCGCGGTGCTGCTCATCTTCCTGTCGCCCACGGTGCAGGTGGATCTGCTGGGCAGCAAGGAGGCGATCTTCCCGCTGAAGAACCCGGGCATCATCACCATGCCGCTGTCCTTCCTGGTGGGCTGGGTGGTGTCACTGGTCTCCCCCGAGTCCGAGGCGTCCAGCCGCTACGCCGAGGTGAAGCACCGCATGCACGTGGGCGCCGAGGCCGACGCACCCACGCACGCGGCCCCCGGTACGCCCGCGGCGCCCAGGCCCGTGACGACGCCGAGCACGCAGACCACCTGAGAGGGTCTTCACTCAGGTGGGCTGCACCACCGCGATGCAGTCGATCTCCACCCGCGCGCCCTTGGGCAGGCCCGCCACCTGCACGGTGGTGCGCGCGGGAGGAGTCCCCGGGAAGTAGCGGCCGTAGACCTCGTTCATCTCGGCGAAGTCGGCCATGTCGACGAGGAAGACGCCACACCGGACGACGTGGGAGAAGTCCAGGCCACCGGCCGCGAGCACCTCCCGCAGGTTGTCCATGGCCCGAGCCGTCTGGACCTTGACGCTGCCCTGGACCAGCTCGCCGGTCGCGGGATCGATGGGCGTCTGGCCCGAGAGGAAGACCATCCTCCCGAGGCCCACCTCGACGGCCTGCGAGTAGGGACCAATGGCCTTGGGGGCCTTGTCGGAGTGCAGCGTTTTGCGAGCCATGGGGAACCTCCAGGGGGGCGTGTCTACCACGCGCTGCCGGGGGTGGGCCGCGTTCAATACAGGACGCCCGTGCCCATCCGTCCGCGAGAGGACCGGGGGCCAGGAGCATGCTCGGCGTTCCATCCCCCTGCTCCCCGAAGGAGTCCTGTCATGAGCGTACGCACGATGTTCCTGGCCCTCTCCACCACGGCCCTGCTCGGCTGTGCCAGCACTCCGGCCACGGCCACGCGCACGGAGGCCCAGCGCAACGAGACGGAAGCGAAGGCGTGCGGTTGCGACCACAAGGCCCAGGAAGGCTCCACGCAGGCGGCGGAGGGCCATCATGCCGCCGGGTGTAGCTGCCCGCACTGTGGGCACACCGCCAAGAGCGCGGAGGCCCAGGGCACGGAGGGCGAGGCGGCCACCTGTGGCTGCGCGCACGGGCACGAAGGCCACCAGGGCTGAGAGCGAGGCGCACGCGACCGTGGTCCGCACCGAGCACGACGCACTGGAGCTCATCCGCACGAAGCGCATCGTCACCGAGGTACCTGCCCTGGGGATGACCTCGCTCGTCGAGGCCGTGGCCGGAGGTGCGGTGCACGGCAGCTGGCGCAACCACGCCAAGGGCCGGCTCATGTACCGGCTCGGCCGCATGCTGAGGGCCTCGGACGAGGTGCTCGCGGTGCGGCTGGTGGAGGGCAAGGTGGCCTTCGTGGACCCCGTGCTGTGGGCGGTGGTGTACCGCGTGGCCATGGAGCCCTCGCGCCGCCGCCGCTCGCTGGAGGGGCTGTCTGCCCAGGCCCGCGCCCTGCTGTCGGCGGTGGAGCGGGACAAGGTGGTGCGCCTGGAGAAGAACAGCGAGTGGACGAAGGGGCGCGAGGCCCTGGAGGAGCGGCTGCTCGTGCACGTCTCCGAGGCCGGGACGGAGGAGGGCCGCCACGTCACCGTCCTGCGCTCCTGGAGGGACTGGGTCTCCCCCACGGTGAAGGAGGCCTCCGAGTCCCTCACCTATGAGGACGCACTGGCGCGGTTGCGCGAGGCCTGTGGTGGAGCCCCTGCGGGGCTCGGGCCGTGGGTGCCCTGACTCAGTACATGTCGGGCATGGCGGGCGGCGGACCGGAGAAGAACGCGGTGGCCGTGCGCAGGGCGGACTCATCGGCCTCGAGCGCCCCGGTGCTCAGGAGGGCCGCGGGCGAGAGGAAGCCGCTGTAGAGCGGAGCCAGCGCGCGCACGTGCAACTTCATGTCGCCATCCCCGCCGGGGCGCACCTCGGCCTCGCCGTTCTCCACCTCGAGCACGAAGCGGCCGCGGTTCTCCGGGAAGAGCTCATCGTCCACCTCCAGGTGCAGGGCCCCGGAGAGCCCGGCCGGGTAGCCGCGGGCCTGGAGCGCGGCGGGCACGTCCAGCAGCCGCAGCATCCAGTGGAGGAGGTGCTTCACCTCGTACGTCTGCTCGCGCAGCAGGAAGAGGAGGGGATCCGCAGGGCCGCCCCGCCACACCATCTCCTGGGCCATGGAGCGGTGGTCGCCGAGGAAGCTCAGCAGCCGCCGGCCCGCGGCGGGGGTGAGCGCGACGAGGTCGGTGAGGTTCAACTCCTGCCACATGCCCTGGGAGACGACCCGCCGCGTGAGGAAGACGTAGCCCTCGATACCGGCGCTGCCCTCCACGAGGTAGCCGTAGGCGGTCTCCCCCTTGGGATGGGTGACGCGGCTCCAGGTGTAGCCCGTGCGATCGATCCACCCCTGCTGCCGCTGCGCATGGCGGCGGTAGACCTCGCGGAGGGCGGGCAGATCGGCCTCCCCCACTGGCCGCAGCGCGAGGGTGCGCTCCTGGAAGTCGAGCCCATGGAGCTGCGCGCGGATTTCGAAGCGGGAGCCGGACTGCTCGAAGCCCACGCGCCGGTAGAGCGGCTGGGTGGCCGGGTAGAGGCTGACGAGGGGGGCGCCCTGGCTCCGCAGCTCCCGGAGGGCCGTGCGCATGAGCCGGGTAGCCGTGCCCTGGCCGCGGCGCTCGGGGGCCACGCCCACGCCGCCGATGCCCACCATGGGCACCCGGCGCCCGTTGAACCACTGCCCCATGGGGATGAGGACGATGGTGGCGGCCACCGAGCCCCCCTCGCGCAGCACGCGCAGCTGGGCCTCGCCGGCCTCGACCTTCTGCTGCCAGCCCCGGGCGTCCTCGGGGGTGAGGGCGAAGGCCTGGGCCCGGATGTCCTCCGCCTGGGTGTTCTCCCGCTCCCCCTGGGGCGGGCCAAAATCCGGCGCTGTCGTGTCCACGCTGTCCTCCCGGAGTCAGAGCCGGCGCAGCCTAGGAGCCGACCGGGCAGGCGCGCCAGGGCCTCCTCCTCTGCTGCCCCCCGAGCGTTCCTCTCCGGAAACCGTCCCCAAAGCTGGACAACCCACATCCCATGGTTACAGGGAGGGCGATCGCGCCCCGCGATGGGCGCCCGGAGGAAACATGTCCGTCGACACCCAGCGGGAAACCCACAAGTTCCAGGCGGAGATCAACCAGCTCCTGAACCTGGTCATCAACTCCCTCTACAGCCACAAGGAGATCTTCCTGCGCGAGCTCGTCTCGAACGCGTCGGACGCGTTGGACAAGCTGCGCTTCCGCTCCGTCACCGAGCCCGAGCTGCTGGAGGGGGCCTCCGAGCTGGAGATCCGCCTGATTCCGGACGCGGAGAAGGGCACGCTGACCATCGAGGACACCGGCATCGGCATGACGCGGGACGAGCTGGTGAAGAACCTGGGGACCATCGCGCACTCGGGCTCGCGCGAGTTCCTGGAGCTGGTGGCACAGCGGGGCCAGAAGGACGTGAACCTGATTGGCCAGTTCGGCGTGGGCTTCTATAGCGCCTATCTGGTGGCGGACCACGTCGAGGTGGTGAGCCGGGCGGCGGGCAAGGACCCGCAGGCCTGGAAGTGGGCCTCGGACGCGAAGGGCTCGTTCACGGTGGAGCCGGCCGAGCGCGCCACGCGCGGCACCTCCATCACCCTGCACCTGAAGGCGGACCAGAAGGAGTTCCTGGACGAGTGGCGCCTGCGCTCGCTGGTGACGCAGTACTCGGACTACGTGAACCACCCCATCAAGCTCCAGGTCCAGAAGACCACGGGCGAGGGGGAGGCCCAGAAGACCGAGACGAAGCTCGAGGTGGTGAACAAGGCGAGCGCGCTGTGGCAGCGCTCGAAGAGTGAGATCACCGACGAGCAGTACCAGGAGTTCTACAAGCACCTGACGCACGACTGGGAGGTGCCGCTGGCGTGGACGCACTTCCGGACCGAGGGCAACCAGGTCTTCACGGGACTGCTCTTCCTGCCGAAGAACCCGCCGTTCGACCTGAACACGCCGCAGCAGCGAGGGGTGCGGCTGTTCGTGAAGCGGGTGCTCATCATGGACCGGTGCGAGGAGATGCTGCCGCAGTGGCTGCGCTTCGTGCGGGGCGTGGTGGACTCGGATGACCTGCCGCTCAACGTGTCGCGCGAGCTGTTGCAGGACTCGGCGGTGGTGCAGGCCATCCGCAAGCACGTGACGAAGAAGACGTTGGACATGCTGGAGAAGCTGGCCAAGGACAAGCCGGAGGACTACCGGACGTTCTGGAAGAGCTTCGGCACGGTGCTGAAGGAGGGGCTGGCGGTCGACACCGAGTACCGCGAGAAGCTGGGTGCGCTGGTGCGCTACGAGAGCTCGCGGGAGGAGGGGCTCACCTCGCTGGCGGACTACGTGTCGCGGATGAAGGAGGGCCAGAAGGCCATCTATTACGTCTTCGGCGAGTCGCGGAAGGCGGTGGTGGACTCGCCGCACCTGGAGGCGCTGAAGAAGCGCGGGTACGAAGTGCTGTACATGACGGACCCGGTGGACGAGTGGGCGACGCAGGGGCTGAGGGAGTTCCAGGACAAGCCGCTGGTGTCGGCGATGCACGCGGACCTGAAGCTGGAGGAGACGGAGGAGGAGAAGCGCGAGAAGGAGCAGCGCGCGAAGGGGCTGGGGCCGCTGGCGGAGCGGATGAAGGACGTGCTGAAGGAGCACGTGCGCGAGGTGCGGGTGTCGGACCGGCTCACGGACTCGCCGTGCTGCCTGGTGGTGCCCGAGGGCGGCTCGCACGCGTTCGTGGAGCGGCTGCTGCGTGAGCGGGGCCGGAGCGTGCCGCGCGTGAAGCGGATTCTGGAGGTGAACCCCTCGCACCCCATCGTCGAGCACCTGAAGGCACTGCAGGAGAAGGAGCCGGAGTCCCCGCAGGTGACGGAGTGGGTGGAGCTGCTCTACGACCAGGCGCTGCTCACGGAGGGCAGCAGCGTGGAGGATCCGAACCGTTTCGCGAGGCGGATGACGGCGCTGATGACGCAACTGGCGGCGCACTCGCCGGTGAAGGGCACGCACACGCCCGCGGGCGCGGTGGCCGCCGGTCCCGAGACGCCCACGTCGGAGCCGAAGCCCACGGAGGGGGCCGCGGTGGCCGCGGGTCCCGAGACGCCCGTCCGGCCCAACTGAGCCCATGAAACGCCCCTGTCCCCGCTTCGAAGGGACAGGGGCGAACGGGGCTTACTTCTTCACTTCGAAGGAGTGGATCTTCGAAGGCTTACCGGTGAGACCCTTGCTGTCCACGGGCAGCACGCGCCAGAACCACGTCCCGGCCTCGAGGTTAAGCTTCGACTCCGTGCTCTCGGTCAGTGCGAAGCGCAGGTCGGAGGTGAAGCCAACGCCGCGCGACACCTGGACCCAGTAGCGCTGGGCATTGGTCACCTTCTTCCAGGAGAAGAGGGTGGGAGAGCCGTACGGAGAACACTTCTCACACGGCCCGAACACCTCCGGGGCATCCAGAGCCGCCTCGCTTGCGGGGATTTCCGCCGCCCCCTGCTGAATCTGGCTCTGGCCCTTGTTCTTGCTCAACGTCAGCTGACTGTTCGGAGCCATCCGCAGCACGCTTTCGTCCGCCATCACGAGCACGAAGCCAGCCTCGCTAGCCGACACCACGTCCCCGTCACACAGCGCACCCGTCTTCACGTCAATACGGGGCCACAGCTGCCAGGCCGCAAATCCCCGCTCCCTGCACTTGGGCTCGGGTTTCTTCCATTCGTACTGCAGACCACTGCGAATCCGGAGCGTGAGGGAGATGGTGAGTGGATCCGTCTTTGCCGCAGTGGACTTGCTACCCTTGGCGTCCACCAGCACCTTCGGCGTTTCAGTCCTCTTCGCGGAGGCCAGCATCTCCTGGATCTGACTGGTGAGGTAGACACGCGCGCTCGGGAGCCGGGCCGCCATCCAATTCGGTTCCTTGGGAATCGAGCCACTCACCTCCTCGAGCCGTGCTTGCGCAGTCAGCAGTTGCAACCGAGCCTTGAGCTTCTCGAGGGAGCTCTTTTCCACGGTGGTCCCTCCAGTCTTGAACCAGAGCTGCACCTCAACGGTATCGACCTCGTCCGGGCAGCCATCCTCCCCAGCAAAGCCATTGCGGGTCTCGGGATCCTTATAGCACTGGTCCAGATGGTCGAGAATCCCATCCTCATCAGAGTCTGCCACGGCACAACCATTGTAAAACTTGTAGTCTTTGAAGCCTTTGTAGTCTTTGAACTTCTCGTCGTTCTTGTTCGCAGCCTCTTCAGGACATGCATCCTGGGCATCGAGGAATCCATCACCGTCACCATCCCTCTCGGGTTTGAGGAACTCGCTCAACTCCCCAATGAACCTCTTCGAGCTGTCATCCCCCGGGCATCCATCACCGCCAGCGCTCCCCTTCAGATAGGGGCAGACATCGTCACCGTTGGAGAGGCCGTCCTGATCGTCATCCTTGGCGGGATCGCCCGTGCAGCTACACACCTCTTCCCCAGTTGACCAGTCGATGTCGACGAGACCACGGGCTTTGGGGGTGCCATAGCCGTCGGTCATGCCAATGCCGCCGCCCAGACTGCCCCGCAGACGCGATCCACTGGGAGGGGCGTAACCCGCGGCCAGCAATACCTCCAGCGGACGTCCGCCATTCGCCTGCCCGTTCAACGCGGCGGCGCCCTGGACGTTGGCCTGGAAGAAGACCCCGTTGCTGAACGGAGTCCATTGCGCACCCAACGCATAGGTCAGCTCGTTGCCCGCGCGCAGGTCGAGCAACGCCACCTGCGTGTCGGGCTGAGACCGCGCGCCCGCGTTGGCCAGCAGCTTCAATTGCTTGAGGGGTGCCCACTGCACCAGGGCCATGAGCTGCCCGCCCACCACACCGCTGCCGCGAAAATTCCGCTTACCGGAGGTAGGCAACGACAGGACTCCGACCGCGCCCAGGCTCCACTCCTCATTGAGAGACTTCACGGCCTTGGGAACCAACCGCATGTCTCCCAGACCCGTACCGGTGACATTCTCGGGGATGAAGACAGCGAGGTTGTCCGGAACCGTTCCCCCCTGGCTGGTCAGGAAGGGAAGCGCCAGACCCACCTCGAAGTGCTTGGAGAACCAGACGGATGCCAGGAACTCCGCGGTGAACTGATTCGAGACGATGCTCTGGACGCCGCTGCCATCTCCCGCCAGTCGCAGGACCAGAGGCTCGTGACCATAGGTGGCCGACAGACCCAGATGCAGGCCGATGTCATTCTGGGGGACCTCGGGGCTGTACACGCCCAACACATCCCTGACACCCGGGGCTGGCTTGTACCGCTGCAGGTCCAGTCCCTGGGCGCTCGCGGAGCCCACCCCGAGCACCACCAGCATGGCCAGCAGCCCGCCCATTCCGGCCATCTCCCGCGAGGAGGACCGCGACCGGCGGCGCCTCAACAGCACCAGCAACGCGCCCAGGGGGAACAGCGCGGAGCCATTCGCGGCCGAGCAGCTCAACAACCCGCCCCCCGCGCCCTCGTAGAGGGTGTACGTCCACGTCCAGGTGGCCGGAGAGTCATCTTTATTGCCCGCCTTATCAATGGCAGACACCATCACCGAGTGCTTGCCCGGCGCGAAGGGACGAGAACCCTCGAGGAGCGGGCCGCAGGCTTCCAGCTTTTGATCCACGATGCACTCGTATTCCTCTACCTCTTCCGTGGACTGGAACACGAATCTCGG
The sequence above is drawn from the Archangium gephyra genome and encodes:
- a CDS encoding RidA family protein yields the protein MARKTLHSDKAPKAIGPYSQAVEVGLGRMVFLSGQTPIDPATGELVQGSVKVQTARAMDNLREVLAAGGLDFSHVVRCGVFLVDMADFAEMNEVYGRYFPGTPPARTTVQVAGLPKGARVEIDCIAVVQPT
- a CDS encoding GNAT family N-acetyltransferase yields the protein MDTTAPDFGPPQGERENTQAEDIRAQAFALTPEDARGWQQKVEAGEAQLRVLREGGSVAATIVLIPMGQWFNGRRVPMVGIGGVGVAPERRGQGTATRLMRTALRELRSQGAPLVSLYPATQPLYRRVGFEQSGSRFEIRAQLHGLDFQERTLALRPVGEADLPALREVYRRHAQRQQGWIDRTGYTWSRVTHPKGETAYGYLVEGSAGIEGYVFLTRRVVSQGMWQELNLTDLVALTPAAGRRLLSFLGDHRSMAQEMVWRGGPADPLLFLLREQTYEVKHLLHWMLRLLDVPAALQARGYPAGLSGALHLEVDDELFPENRGRFVLEVENGEAEVRPGGDGDMKLHVRALAPLYSGFLSPAALLSTGALEADESALRTATAFFSGPPPAMPDMY
- the htpG gene encoding molecular chaperone HtpG: MSVDTQRETHKFQAEINQLLNLVINSLYSHKEIFLRELVSNASDALDKLRFRSVTEPELLEGASELEIRLIPDAEKGTLTIEDTGIGMTRDELVKNLGTIAHSGSREFLELVAQRGQKDVNLIGQFGVGFYSAYLVADHVEVVSRAAGKDPQAWKWASDAKGSFTVEPAERATRGTSITLHLKADQKEFLDEWRLRSLVTQYSDYVNHPIKLQVQKTTGEGEAQKTETKLEVVNKASALWQRSKSEITDEQYQEFYKHLTHDWEVPLAWTHFRTEGNQVFTGLLFLPKNPPFDLNTPQQRGVRLFVKRVLIMDRCEEMLPQWLRFVRGVVDSDDLPLNVSRELLQDSAVVQAIRKHVTKKTLDMLEKLAKDKPEDYRTFWKSFGTVLKEGLAVDTEYREKLGALVRYESSREEGLTSLADYVSRMKEGQKAIYYVFGESRKAVVDSPHLEALKKRGYEVLYMTDPVDEWATQGLREFQDKPLVSAMHADLKLEETEEEKREKEQRAKGLGPLAERMKDVLKEHVREVRVSDRLTDSPCCLVVPEGGSHAFVERLLRERGRSVPRVKRILEVNPSHPIVEHLKALQEKEPESPQVTEWVELLYDQALLTEGSSVEDPNRFARRMTALMTQLAAHSPVKGTHTPAGAVAAGPETPTSEPKPTEGAAVAAGPETPVRPN
- a CDS encoding Ig-like domain-containing protein — encoded protein: MLIFVDGVEGARLEADASGWFAGAVELPATPGPHQLQVVSGTDGVWSLQSESVTVSSLAPPPAPVVLQPANGSATNDTTPLFSGTAQAGTTVVVAIGATDVGSTTVDAAGNWSLSLSSPLANGTYSASVRAQSTSGETSTLVTVGFRVNTTPPNVNIIEDPAARISTTSARIRFMVSGVGTLSVDCIVDGVTTSNCSSPFLLENLSEGSHVVVLLAKDDAGNVDPTPARSEFIVDITPPTVLIRSGPANPSNQRDVTFTLEASEVSRYECFLDTQPVEPSDCAATSKLYFLFEGAHTFSVRATDLTDLVGPEVSYSWTVDLTPPATPELGSPTAGALLRSSTPEISGTAEVGSTVRVLVDDTVVCTATADASRIWKCTPSSPLATNTPSNPTYELVLEAQDAAGNVSSRSAPISFRVDAVLPDTIIVSGPAPALREAQPRFVFQSTEEVEEYECIVDQKLEACGPLLEGSRPFAPGKHSVMVSAIDKAGNKDDSPATWTWTYTLYEGAGGGLLSCSAANGSALFPLGALLVLLRRRRSRSSSREMAGMGGLLAMLVVLGVGSASAQGLDLQRYKPAPGVRDVLGVYSPEVPQNDIGLHLGLSATYGHEPLVLRLAGDGSGVQSIVSNQFTAEFLASVWFSKHFEVGLALPFLTSQGGTVPDNLAVFIPENVTGTGLGDMRLVPKAVKSLNEEWSLGAVGVLSLPTSGKRNFRGSGVVGGQLMALVQWAPLKQLKLLANAGARSQPDTQVALLDLRAGNELTYALGAQWTPFSNGVFFQANVQGAAALNGQANGGRPLEVLLAAGYAPPSGSRLRGSLGGGIGMTDGYGTPKARGLVDIDWSTGEEVCSCTGDPAKDDDQDGLSNGDDVCPYLKGSAGGDGCPGDDSSKRFIGELSEFLKPERDGDGDGFLDAQDACPEEAANKNDEKFKDYKGFKDYKFYNGCAVADSDEDGILDHLDQCYKDPETRNGFAGEDGCPDEVDTVEVQLWFKTGGTTVEKSSLEKLKARLQLLTAQARLEEVSGSIPKEPNWMAARLPSARVYLTSQIQEMLASAKRTETPKVLVDAKGSKSTAAKTDPLTISLTLRIRSGLQYEWKKPEPKCRERGFAAWQLWPRIDVKTGALCDGDVVSASEAGFVLVMADESVLRMAPNSQLTLSKNKGQSQIQQGAAEIPASEAALDAPEVFGPCEKCSPYGSPTLFSWKKVTNAQRYWVQVSRGVGFTSDLRFALTESTESKLNLEAGTWFWRVLPVDSKGLTGKPSKIHSFEVKK